The Nocardia vinacea genome contains the following window.
CGCCTGCGGATAGTCGCGACGGTTGATCGCGTCGAAATAGGCGTAAACGACGGCGGCGGAGGCGGATACCACTGCCGCGACGGTGGTCGGCGGCACGCTGGTCGTTGTCGTCGCCGGGGTGCGAGCGCCGAGCGCTTCCACCACCGGGACCGTGGAAGCGCTCGGCGTCGCGGACGGCCCCGACCGGCCGTCGGACGGGGTGAGTACGAGCACCAACGAGACGGCGGTGGCGAGTGCCGCCGGCAACAGCACCGGCGCGCACACAAAAGATGCTCTCGGAGTGGGCCGTTCAGGTTGCCGAGGCGCCAGATTGGTGCCGCAGCCGGTGCAGAACCGGCGTGCGGTATCGGTCGGTTCGCTTCCACAGTTCCAGCACACCTGCGCACCGCACGAAGTGCAGTGCCGCTGCCAGGTCCCGGGGAGCGGGCCCCCGCATTTCCAGCATGTCGCCATGAGAACCGCCGGGCACCGTCGCGTCGCTCAGCCGCCGAGGATCGAGGTGGCGGCGGCCTCCAGGGCCGTCACCACCCCGACCAGCGAGCCGATGCCGACCACCGCCCTGGCGACGGCATGCAAGAGCCCGACGAGCAGATGACGGTTCGGGCGATCCCTTTCGGCCTCGGCGCGGGCCTGTTCGACCGCGGCGACGATATCGTCGCGATCACCCATGCCTTCGGTGGCCGTGCCGATGACGCTCAGCAGTTCGGTCAGCGCGTCGCGGAGTTCGGGCAGATTCGTCGGGGCCGCCGCATGGCGCGGACCATTGGTATTGGTGACCGTCGCATCGTGTCCGCCGATCGCCGATCGGGACAGCCGCGCATCGCCGCCGATGGTGACTCCGGTGTTCTTGTCCATGGGTGCCTTCCTGTGCCACTGGGTTGTGGGTCTTATCGTTCGGCCGCGTCGCCGGCCGTAGCGTTCACCGTCGTCGCGGTCGAACCGCCGATCGACGAATTGAGCAGCGTCGCATCGCCGCTGATGGTCACACTGTTATTGGTGATCTGTTCGCCGCGCCGCAGCAGTTCGTCGGGATCGATGTTCTTCTCCACGAGGAAGGCGGCCAGTGTCTCGAAGACCCGCTTCTCCAGGATCTTGGTGTACATCTCCTGGTCGAGCAGCTGGAAGTAGCGGTGGTAGCCGATCGACCTGCCACGCTTATCGACGCGCAGATCACTGGCCGCCTCCCGAATGCTCAGCAGTGCACCGTGATCGAAGGTGAAGACCTGGCTGATCTCGTTCTGCTGACGCGCCAGCTTCCGTCGCCTGCGCACGTCCGCGAAGCCCTGGTACATCACATTCGGCACGGCACGCAGCCACATGCGCGGCAGCCGGAGGAGACTGCGCCACAGCAGTTTCAGCAGTTGGCGCGGACGCGGGCGCAACAGCAGTTCGTCGACTTCGTGATAGGCCCTGTGCAGCGGCGGCACCATGCAGTACGTGGACTCCACGAACAGCGAGGTAGAGCTGGCGGCCAGCCGCAGGAATCCGGACCACGCCAATTCACCGTCCCAGCCGATGATTTCGGTGGTCAGATAGGGCCGGGCGCGATCCTCTGGCGCGAGCATCAGCGCTTCGACCGTGGACTCCGGAACCCGGTCGAGTGGGCGACCCAGCGCATCCGGCAGGAAGCGCTGATCGTGATGAATATCGTTGCCGTTGACGAACAATCGGTTGTAGACGTCGAGATTCGGCACGTCGAGTTGGGCGATCTGCTTGCGCAGCCGTTCATTCAGTTCGGTGACGGTGAATTCCTGGATCGGCGCAGCGCCATTGCGCGCCTTGGTGATGTCCAGCGCCATCGACCACGCGCCGAGCGGAAATCCGTGCCCGAGGAATGGCTGATAACCGTGGTACACCGTGACGTTGCCGCCCGCGTACGCCGCCACATGCTCGATTTCGCCGCGAACCGCCGCCAGATGCGGCACCGGTGCACGCGAAGCCCGAAAGACGCCGCGCCGCAATGTATGTGCGGTTCGCCCCCAGCGTGCCGCATACGCCTCGGCGAAAACCACCACCCAGGCGAGCACGATGGCGAATATCGCCAGCTTCGACAACAGCGCGAACGGATTGAGGACGTTCAGGTAGCTGAGCGCGCCACCGGGCTCGACGCCGAGGAATTGGTTGCCGATCAGCAAGACCAGCACAGTGAACAGCGCCAGATCACGGATCAGATGCCGGGTCCGTGCGGCCACCGCATGTTTGGCCACCGCGACCAGATCGACACCGGGTGAACGAGCGACCGATCGCAGCGGTTCTTCCAACACCTTCTCGACCACCTCGGTGGCGAGCACACTGTCCAAATGGACAGCCGCGCAAAGATACCGGGTGGCCTCGTCACGACGCAGCGGACCGGGTCCGGTCGGCTGTGTCCTCCCCTCCGCAGGATCCACTCGGCGCGAGGGCGCTCCACAGCTCCCGCAGAACGCGTAGTCATCGGGGTTCGTATGGTCACACTCTGGGCATTGCACACCGGTAGCCAAACATTTCACAGGGGTCGTTTCCTGGAAATTCACTGTGCTGTACCGCAATTCGCCTGCACACGACCACGGCGGGTGTAAGAATCACCCGATGAGCCTGGGTGCGGGCAATATGTTGCTCGAACGGGATATGGGGCACCTGCGAATACTGGTGGCCTCGCCGCTGGGTCGGGTCATCGAGCCGGTACTGAAACAAGCATTCGCTGGTTCGACCATCGCGGTGGCGCTGGACCGGCAGGCCGTGCGGCGCGAGGTCGTGCACCAGGTCCGCTTCGACGTGGTGATCACCGACCTGATCTGGAACGATCCGGCGCTGGAGTACAGCTTCGACGGCCTGGATGTGCTGGATATGCTGGGTTCGGCGCAACGCCAGGCCGCGGTGCTGATGGCGGCGCAGGGGCACAGCATGGAGCGCGACCATCTGGACGAAGCACTGCTCAGGTCTTCGGAATTGGCCGGTTTCTATTCGAAATCCTCTGGCGTCCCGGCATTGTTGGAGGCGATTCTCCCAGCGGCGACCGGACGACGGCCGCATCTCGAGCCGCTGCCGACCACACCGCCCCCGCTGTATCGGCTGTTCCAGGGACAGCGCGGTGAGACGGCCGCGCGGCTGGCCGGAGCCATTGCCGCGGGCCGCGCCACAGATGCCGTTTCACTGGCCAAGGCCGCGCGGGTCGGTCTCAATACCGCCAATAAGGTGGCCAGCGTCTATATCGGGCCGATCGTGCTCGAACGCGGCGAGCACGATCCCGAGTTACCGCTGACCGCCAATGCGATCTATCGGTGGTGCGGCGTGCACGCGCATTACCTGCTCAGCTGGTGCCGCCGCAACGGTCACGACGACGTACTCACGGCTGACACACCGAGCAGCAGTGCGTCGAGATCCACCCGATAGCGCCCGGAACGCAGCCCACCACCGCACGCGATCAAACGCGCGGCCAGTGCGCCCACGGCGCCGGCCATGGTCGCCGCGGTGCCGAGCTGCGGCCAGGTCGGCAACGTATGGCCCACCTGGGTGAGCGAATAGCGCAGCCGCGAGGTGAGTCCGCCGCCGACTATGGCACCGACCAGACGCGACCGCCGGGCCGGATCGCCGAGTTCGGCGAGCGACCAGTGCGCCGCGAACTCGACACGGCCGTGCAGGATCGGATAGGCCGGGTCGAGGTCGTAGCGTTCGATATCGAGCAGCACATTGTCGCCGTTGTCGGTGACCATGACGACCGGGATTCCGGCTGCCTTCGCGCGTCGTCGGATATCGAATTTCATCGGCAGATCGTCCATTTCCTCGAGTAGCACGGCCAACCGCTCGGTGCCGTGCCCGCCGAGGAAGTCGTCCGCGAACTCGGGCACATAGCCGTGCGAGAAGGCATCGATCCGGGTGTAGGGATCGACCTCCAGCGTGCGGCGTTGCGCGAGCGTCAGTTTCGGCTCGCCCAGATCGCAGACCGAGGCAGCCAAGCGGTTGAGATTCGTCGTGCCGAGGGTGTCGCGTTCGGCGAGACGGAAGCGTCGCGCGCCGGTCAGCGAGCAGACCGAGAGCGCCGCCGCGCCGACACTCAGCCCGGCGATGCCGATCAAAGTCTCCGACCAGGTTCGCTGCTCGTGCGTTTCGATCAGGAATCGGTTGCGGGCCGTGCGCAGTCGCCAGAAGAGTTCGGCATCGGGCAACTTCACCACGGTTCGACGCCAAGGAAAAACGATATAGCGGGCGACCGGTCCGCTACGGCGCAGCGACGCAATGTGATTCGCCATATCCGCTCGTGCCTGCCGCGTGGCGGCAACGAGCCGGGGATGGTCGAGAGCGACCAGTTCGGGTAGGCATCCGTCCCATGCATCGACGTAGCGGAATCCGGAGCCGGGTGCGAGCAATTCCGCGATCCGTGCGGAATCGTTTGCAGGGTGCAGTATCTCGATCATGCCGCACGCTCCGTCCAGCGATGTTTGATATCGGCTTCGAATCCGGCCGATGCGAAGGGCCGCAGGTTGATCTCGGGCTCGGCGGCCGCGCCCAGCCCCCGGTGCAGGCGGCGGTATTCGGTGTTCGTGCGTTCCAGCGCATCCACGACCGCGCGCCGCAGCCGCACCTCGAACCCCTCGATCGGGTGCGTGCCCGCGCGCAATTCGACCCGCAGAGTGAGGGTCTGCTCGAACTGCCTGCCGGTGCTGGTGGCGAGTACGAACTTTCCGGTCACCGTCGGGGCTATATCCGGATGTTCCAAGGCCATTCGCACGCTGTCCGGGTAGATCTTCAGCGCGTAGAAGGACGCGGCGATA
Protein-coding sequences here:
- a CDS encoding response regulator; this encodes MSLGAGNMLLERDMGHLRILVASPLGRVIEPVLKQAFAGSTIAVALDRQAVRREVVHQVRFDVVITDLIWNDPALEYSFDGLDVLDMLGSAQRQAAVLMAAQGHSMERDHLDEALLRSSELAGFYSKSSGVPALLEAILPAATGRRPHLEPLPTTPPPLYRLFQGQRGETAARLAGAIAAGRATDAVSLAKAARVGLNTANKVASVYIGPIVLERGEHDPELPLTANAIYRWCGVHAHYLLSWCRRNGHDDVLTADTPSSSASRSTR
- a CDS encoding ThiF family adenylyltransferase, producing MIEILHPANDSARIAELLAPGSGFRYVDAWDGCLPELVALDHPRLVAATRQARADMANHIASLRRSGPVARYIVFPWRRTVVKLPDAELFWRLRTARNRFLIETHEQRTWSETLIGIAGLSVGAAALSVCSLTGARRFRLAERDTLGTTNLNRLAASVCDLGEPKLTLAQRRTLEVDPYTRIDAFSHGYVPEFADDFLGGHGTERLAVLLEEMDDLPMKFDIRRRAKAAGIPVVMVTDNGDNVLLDIERYDLDPAYPILHGRVEFAAHWSLAELGDPARRSRLVGAIVGGGLTSRLRYSLTQVGHTLPTWPQLGTAATMAGAVGALAARLIACGGGLRSGRYRVDLDALLLGVSAVSTSS